One Candidatus Rhodoblastus alkanivorans DNA window includes the following coding sequences:
- a CDS encoding ribbon-helix-helix domain-containing protein has protein sequence MSRRPSLADTMKAVAAKAAPPSVPMKSAAPKPVARAKAQKEGEGERKPFFAATREGLKRITVAVAPDEHKRLKRLSVDAGRSIEDLMREALADLFAKHD, from the coding sequence ATGAGCCGCCGCCCCAGTCTCGCCGACACCATGAAAGCCGTTGCGGCCAAGGCCGCGCCGCCGTCCGTCCCGATGAAATCCGCTGCCCCGAAGCCCGTCGCGCGGGCGAAGGCGCAGAAGGAGGGGGAGGGCGAGCGCAAGCCATTCTTTGCGGCGACCCGCGAGGGTTTAAAGCGCATTACCGTCGCCGTCGCGCCGGACGAGCATAAGCGTCTCAAGCGCCTTTCGGTTGATGCGGGCCGTTCGATTGAGGATTTGATGCGCGAGGCGCTGGCCGACCTCTTCGCCAAGCACGATTGA
- a CDS encoding type II toxin-antitoxin system ParD family antitoxin encodes MRSTQQFSVTLPTEMAQMVRAKVSSGDYASESEVIRDGLRALQARDRAVENWLRQEVVPAYDAMKADPSRGRSTADVRASLAAEHERATKKTP; translated from the coding sequence ATGCGTAGCACCCAGCAGTTCAGCGTGACGCTGCCGACGGAAATGGCGCAAATGGTCAGGGCAAAGGTATCGTCTGGCGATTACGCCAGCGAAAGCGAGGTGATTCGGGACGGTTTGCGCGCCTTGCAGGCGCGCGACCGCGCGGTTGAGAATTGGCTGCGACAAGAGGTTGTCCCGGCCTATGACGCCATGAAGGCCGATCCGTCGCGCGGGCGATCCACCGCCGATGTGCGCGCCTCGCTCGCGGCCGAACATGAGCGGGCGACGAAGAAGACTCCCTGA
- a CDS encoding type II toxin-antitoxin system RelE/ParE family toxin, translated as MESYRVIFSPEAEAQLVALHRRISEKTAPTIADRFTGAIVDYCEKLETFPERGTRRDDLRPGLRTIGFRRRVTIAFAVEADAVTIIGIFYGGQDFEAALQIDEA; from the coding sequence ATGGAGTCCTATCGCGTCATTTTCTCGCCGGAAGCCGAGGCGCAGCTTGTCGCTCTCCATAGGCGGATTTCCGAGAAGACAGCGCCGACAATCGCCGATCGTTTCACCGGAGCGATCGTCGATTATTGCGAGAAGCTGGAAACCTTCCCAGAACGCGGAACGCGCCGCGACGATTTGCGACCCGGGCTGCGCACGATCGGATTCCGCCGTCGCGTCACAATCGCTTTTGCGGTCGAAGCCGACGCCGTGACGATTATCGGCATTTTCTATGGCGGTCAGGATTTCGAAGCGGCGTTGCAGATCGACGAGGCGTGA
- a CDS encoding transposase, which translates to MAEIGNKDWETLHDNFDTSDLLKAVDCLDALRGLLSDREHFQPVLRGELLKLHGLAMKVIGEGALAGAPDMFELAADLQDQVSEMADEIDQIAETLTRLLSLRPKSLDEV; encoded by the coding sequence ATGGCCGAGATCGGCAACAAGGACTGGGAAACGCTGCATGACAATTTCGACACGTCGGACTTGTTGAAGGCGGTCGATTGTCTCGACGCTTTGCGGGGGCTGCTGAGCGACCGCGAGCATTTCCAGCCGGTTCTGCGGGGCGAGCTTTTGAAACTGCATGGACTGGCGATGAAGGTGATCGGCGAGGGGGCGCTCGCCGGCGCGCCGGACATGTTCGAGCTGGCGGCGGATCTGCAGGATCAGGTCAGCGAGATGGCGGACGAAATCGACCAGATCGCGGAGACGCTGACGCGACTGCTATCGTTACGCCCGAAGAGCTTGGACGAGGTCTGA